In one window of Bdellovibrio bacteriovorus DNA:
- a CDS encoding glycosyltransferase family 9 protein — translation MPLNLVVQTAFLGDLLLSIPLLKKCREQWPQHKLALVCRKGFGDFFLKTHLVDQVFEIEKGNADSYAKIVEHIRYVEVDNLISPHESLRTAFFNAKIKAKHKISFQKSWNFLIYSKRTQKNAQLPDAMRQLSLLAPEDANLAKDLSDYTKEAKPFTAQEFGKLSAPPKWASMSLRHQVLELTDVYSSLKQRFDLQGFDEGKAVLIFPGSVWATKRWTEEGFINTGKALQQKGFKVYVMGGPGEEELAEKVAAAIPGSQSLAGKTKIIESAQLIARAALLIGNDSASTHLAAVCETPLIAVFGPTILEFGFRPWSAESYVVQTEGLPCRPCGKHGHKVCPIGTHVCMKNISAEDVLRTAGFILRS, via the coding sequence ATGCCCTTAAATCTAGTCGTGCAAACAGCCTTTCTTGGAGATCTTCTGCTCTCCATTCCGCTGCTGAAGAAGTGCCGGGAGCAGTGGCCCCAGCATAAGCTTGCACTCGTCTGTCGTAAGGGATTTGGCGATTTTTTTCTTAAAACTCATCTCGTAGACCAAGTTTTTGAAATCGAAAAAGGAAATGCGGACTCCTACGCCAAAATCGTAGAGCATATTCGTTACGTGGAGGTCGACAATTTGATTTCTCCACACGAATCCTTAAGAACGGCGTTCTTTAACGCCAAGATCAAAGCCAAGCACAAAATCAGCTTTCAAAAATCCTGGAACTTTCTGATTTATTCAAAACGCACGCAGAAAAATGCACAGCTTCCCGATGCGATGAGACAGCTCAGTCTTCTCGCACCGGAAGACGCCAATTTGGCGAAGGATCTTTCCGATTACACGAAAGAGGCGAAACCTTTCACGGCGCAAGAATTTGGTAAGCTGTCTGCACCGCCAAAGTGGGCGTCGATGAGTTTGCGTCATCAGGTTTTAGAACTCACGGACGTCTATTCTTCGCTGAAACAGCGTTTTGACCTTCAAGGATTTGATGAAGGTAAAGCCGTTTTGATATTCCCTGGCAGTGTGTGGGCGACCAAACGCTGGACGGAAGAGGGCTTTATCAACACGGGAAAAGCCCTTCAACAAAAAGGTTTTAAAGTCTATGTGATGGGCGGGCCGGGTGAAGAAGAGCTGGCTGAAAAAGTAGCCGCAGCAATTCCGGGTTCTCAATCTCTTGCTGGAAAAACCAAGATCATTGAATCGGCTCAGTTGATTGCTCGCGCGGCTTTATTGATCGGCAATGACAGCGCATCGACACATCTCGCAGCCGTTTGTGAGACACCGTTGATAGCGGTATTTGGTCCCACGATTTTAGAATTTGGTTTTCGCCCTTGGTCTGCAGAAAGTTATGTCGTACAAACGGAAGGTTTGCCGTGCCGGCCTTGCGGCAAACACGGGCATAAAGTCTGTCCTATCGGCACCCATGTCTGTATGAAAAACATTTCTGCCGAAGACGTTCTGCGCACGGCAGGTTTTATTCTTCGGTCGTAA
- a CDS encoding glycosyltransferase family 9 protein, with protein MLIVHLGALGAVVRSTSLLKALKRKYPSSMITWVTDAPAHHLLKNHPAIDRVLTTGEADLLQLGALEFEVAFVIDKSLKAAGVLKRTSVDQVFGFKVDTRNGAILPATEAATELWELGLNNHKKFFENKKPETQLMIEALELGPYQRDDYWLPLTTDEENLRQQRRSAFLAKNNKSYVIGLNTGCSNVISYKKLTVEYHRDLIRRLHQEFPEAEVVLLGGPEDTKRNQEIAQDLNVISTATESGLRDGLVSVAACDIVVTGDSLGMHMAISQKAQVIAWFGPTCAHEIDLYDRGVHILTKSPCSPCWKRTCEKSIMCYDQVSLEEIVNALKSSRANSLSWRSSALHSAAEEVPGAVAPA; from the coding sequence TTGCTGATCGTTCACTTGGGGGCTCTTGGCGCCGTCGTTCGCAGCACTTCGCTTTTAAAGGCCCTGAAACGTAAGTACCCAAGTTCGATGATCACCTGGGTGACAGATGCTCCGGCTCATCACTTGCTTAAAAATCATCCGGCTATTGATCGCGTGCTGACGACTGGTGAAGCCGATCTTTTGCAGTTGGGCGCTCTGGAATTTGAAGTCGCCTTCGTGATTGATAAATCTTTAAAAGCCGCGGGCGTACTGAAGCGCACCTCCGTAGATCAGGTTTTCGGATTCAAAGTCGATACTAGAAATGGGGCTATTCTTCCCGCGACAGAAGCAGCGACGGAATTGTGGGAGCTAGGACTTAACAATCACAAAAAATTCTTTGAAAATAAAAAACCCGAAACTCAGCTGATGATTGAGGCCCTGGAACTGGGACCTTATCAAAGAGATGACTACTGGCTGCCTTTGACGACGGACGAAGAAAATCTTCGCCAGCAGCGACGGTCTGCGTTCCTCGCGAAAAATAATAAAAGCTACGTTATCGGGTTAAACACGGGTTGCAGCAATGTGATCTCGTATAAGAAACTCACCGTTGAATATCACCGCGATCTGATCCGCCGTCTTCATCAGGAATTTCCCGAAGCGGAAGTGGTTCTTTTAGGTGGACCTGAAGATACGAAACGAAACCAAGAAATTGCGCAAGATTTAAACGTCATTTCCACCGCTACCGAGTCGGGCCTTAGAGATGGCTTGGTCAGTGTTGCCGCTTGCGATATCGTGGTTACCGGAGACAGCCTTGGAATGCACATGGCCATCTCCCAAAAAGCGCAAGTGATCGCATGGTTCGGGCCGACTTGTGCTCATGAAATAGACCTTTACGATCGGGGAGTTCACATTCTGACGAAAAGCCCTTGCAGCCCGTGCTGGAAGAGGACTTGTGAAAAAAGCATTATGTGCTACGATCAAGTGTCTTTAGAGGAAATAGTGAATGCCCTTAAATCTAGTCGTGCAAACAGCCTTTCTTGGAGATCTTCTGCTCTCCATTCCGCTGCTGAAGAAGTGCCGGGAGCAGTGGCCCCAGCATAA
- a CDS encoding cyclic nucleotide-binding domain-containing protein, whose translation MMSFHIDSSLDPLSRLKFGKLKAVFIRYDCCMKLEKEMVQLKPLQLSPSGDGGTLTVLETRQSYRLHSLHYSYLDVLRNSGSIEGMIQFFLGQGWLVSFRELYSLLQFLVEEGILMNASFKNYFSGLAPKEVRFQSASFAPGTATSVRAEDLPFFRSLEPQLAQFLLQKSERLRVPANTRITQAGQHDRDLYILLKGHASIYRVLDEKRRQLVATLSSGSIFGERSFLLNQPRTADVITTMGCEVLRVRHLPEFDQLIKTDKAQSLQHRFWVLQALASSPFFKDLPNESLDSLIFSGTLKQAPAHQTLFQEGQPGNACYILVQGNVVISQRGKNINVLGQGSCFGEISLLMSGGQRTATVTTQQDSVFLEIGQQNFYRVLAQNLFLAKEVETLAHQRLQSDALRK comes from the coding sequence ATGATGAGTTTTCATATCGACTCGAGTCTGGATCCGCTTTCAAGACTTAAGTTCGGTAAGTTAAAAGCTGTTTTTATCCGATACGACTGTTGCATGAAGCTTGAAAAAGAAATGGTCCAGTTAAAACCTTTGCAGCTTTCCCCTTCCGGTGACGGCGGAACTCTGACAGTGCTTGAAACCCGTCAAAGTTACCGGCTGCATTCGCTGCACTATTCATATTTGGATGTTTTAAGAAACTCAGGCTCCATCGAGGGGATGATTCAATTCTTCCTGGGACAAGGATGGCTTGTCAGTTTTCGAGAGCTTTATTCATTGCTGCAATTTTTAGTGGAGGAAGGAATTCTGATGAATGCCTCCTTTAAAAATTACTTTTCAGGCCTTGCTCCAAAAGAGGTCCGTTTTCAATCGGCGTCTTTTGCTCCCGGCACAGCGACGTCCGTACGAGCCGAGGATCTCCCCTTCTTTCGATCTTTAGAACCGCAGCTGGCGCAGTTTCTTTTGCAAAAATCCGAACGTCTGCGAGTTCCTGCAAACACTCGCATCACACAAGCGGGACAGCACGATCGGGATCTGTACATTCTTTTAAAAGGCCATGCTTCGATTTATCGCGTGCTAGACGAGAAACGTCGGCAACTGGTGGCGACTTTAAGCAGTGGTTCCATCTTCGGTGAAAGAAGTTTTCTTTTAAATCAGCCTCGCACGGCTGATGTGATCACCACGATGGGCTGCGAAGTCCTGCGTGTTCGTCACTTACCAGAGTTTGATCAACTTATTAAGACCGATAAAGCACAAAGTCTACAGCATCGTTTCTGGGTACTGCAGGCTTTGGCCTCATCCCCTTTCTTTAAAGATCTGCCGAATGAAAGTTTGGACAGTTTGATTTTTTCCGGGACATTGAAACAGGCCCCAGCGCATCAGACCCTTTTCCAAGAGGGACAACCGGGAAATGCCTGTTATATTTTGGTCCAAGGAAATGTCGTTATCAGTCAGCGCGGAAAAAACATCAACGTTCTTGGGCAAGGTTCCTGCTTTGGCGAGATTTCTTTGTTGATGAGTGGCGGCCAACGAACGGCCACCGTGACGACGCAGCAGGATTCTGTTTTTTTGGAAATCGGCCAGCAGAATTTTTATCGTGTGCTTGCGCAAAATCTGTTCTTAGCGAAGGAAGTCGAAACTTTGGCACATCAGCGTTTGCAGAGTGATGCGCTGAGGAAGTAA
- a CDS encoding glutathione S-transferase family protein, whose amino-acid sequence MKLIIGDKNLSTWSWRAWLALHSFNIPFVETVVLLDKPSTQKEILKYSPSGRIPCLIDGDLTIWDSLAILEYLNEKYPEKRMWPQELKSRAWARSVVAEMHSGFAELRKAMPGNIAKRIMKDATDISADIQRIEQIWSECRSAHAASGPYLFGDWSIADCFYAPVVFRFQSYGVTLSGTAEEYRQMMLKHPSLIELERQALAEVKET is encoded by the coding sequence ATGAAATTAATTATTGGTGATAAAAATCTATCCACTTGGTCTTGGCGCGCTTGGCTGGCGCTTCACTCTTTCAACATTCCGTTTGTCGAGACTGTGGTGCTTTTAGATAAGCCTTCGACACAGAAGGAAATTTTGAAGTACTCCCCGTCAGGACGCATTCCTTGTTTGATCGATGGAGATTTAACGATCTGGGATTCGCTGGCAATTTTGGAATATCTGAATGAAAAATATCCTGAAAAGAGAATGTGGCCGCAAGAGCTGAAGTCTCGTGCTTGGGCACGATCGGTGGTCGCGGAAATGCACTCCGGTTTTGCCGAACTTCGTAAAGCGATGCCAGGCAATATCGCAAAAAGAATCATGAAAGATGCCACGGATATTTCTGCCGACATTCAGCGCATCGAACAAATCTGGAGTGAATGCCGAAGCGCTCATGCCGCAAGCGGACCCTATCTTTTTGGCGATTGGTCGATTGCGGATTGCTTTTATGCGCCGGTGGTATTCCGTTTTCAAAGTTACGGCGTGACGCTTTCGGGTACCGCTGAAGAATATCGTCAGATGATGTTGAAACATCCGTCGTTGATTGAGCTGGAACGTCAAGCGCTGGCAGAAGTGAAAGAGACCTAG